TCGTTATTGGGATCGATACAACAGCCAACGGTAGCACAACCACAGAGTCTTTAAGTTTTACGGTCATTTCTCGCTTCGTTGATACTTCAGCAGCAGGAACCGAGTGGTTCTATACTGACTGCAATACAACGGCATCAGCAGATAACAGTGGTTTCTGTCACTTCAAAGCTTATCCTGGTGATGGAAAAATCTATGCCGATGAGCTTGTGATTTCCGCAACCAAACTAGCGACTCCCGTCGCAGGCCTTGAATATTCAAATCTGGTATTCTTCACTGAGGCAGAGCAAACAACGGGTGAAGCGGAAACTACAATTCTGGCTCGTCTTTCAAATGCTTCCACTTACTACAATGTTTCTGTCAATAAATCCGCAGACCCTCCGGTGGCAGATGACCGCATCACAGGTCTTGATAACGGCGTTCACTACTGCACGGTCATGGCGAATCAAGATACAACGGGAATTATTTCTTTCTTCACGCCCATTCCTGGAACACCGGGGTCTCCAGTAACGGTGGCTGAACTTTGCACAACACCGTCGGAAGTGATCGGTCTTCTGGATGACAAGCACTGTTTTATTGCGACAGCGGCATTTGGCAGCGACATGGCTCCGGAAGTACAAAGCTTTAGAGACTTCCGTAATAAATTTTTACTCAGCCATTCTTGGGGACGTTCGTTTGTAAAATTCTATTATAAGCACAGTCCTTATTACGCCAACCTCATTGCCGAAAGTGAAGTCAGCAAAGGCCTCGTGCGCGTCGGGCTTTGGCCTCTTTTGTTTTTTGCACGCATGAGTGTGGCTTTTGGATTCTGGACGACTCTCATGATTTTATCTTTGGCGACACTTTCAATGATCGAACTTTATCGCCGTCTGGTTCTGGGAAGAAGATTCCGAGGTGAGCTGTGAGATCTTGGCCTAAATATATCGTTGCGTTGCTCGCCGTTGTTTCCTTTCATACCGTTCGTGCTCAAGAAGAATCCGCTCCACAGGAG
This region of Bdellovibrio sp. BCCA genomic DNA includes:
- a CDS encoding CFI-box-CTERM domain-containing protein; its protein translation is MALFPRIGIQMGSMTTKAFLALVGGLFISSSSFATMTLVSISGASNQDISDATKPKIYGGFAGTCTAGMDGTSTCDSCTGADIGGSKLWPCNKTNAYVNLNLVVRTAFQGAAGTSPSPFVKIGDNKLTTITQTIEDGGTVLNTQIPWGALCGEASGDANCKTNFNKEVVIGIDTTANGSTTTESLSFTVISRFVDTSAAGTEWFYTDCNTTASADNSGFCHFKAYPGDGKIYADELVISATKLATPVAGLEYSNLVFFTEAEQTTGEAETTILARLSNASTYYNVSVNKSADPPVADDRITGLDNGVHYCTVMANQDTTGIISFFTPIPGTPGSPVTVAELCTTPSEVIGLLDDKHCFIATAAFGSDMAPEVQSFRDFRNKFLLSHSWGRSFVKFYYKHSPYYANLIAESEVSKGLVRVGLWPLLFFARMSVAFGFWTTLMILSLATLSMIELYRRLVLGRRFRGEL